From a single Candidatus Thorarchaeota archaeon genomic region:
- a CDS encoding CBS domain-containing protein, whose protein sequence is MKIPIDSIAKMRRRLGITQAELAEKVGVSQAYIARLESGSLDPKVSIVNKIFEVIESWGVTCADVMSRNPVTVDARESASHVVKLMLEHGFSQLPVVRVGKIVGMVTEKDIIKNLMRDLKEMSVQAIMESQGPPVVEEDTRVEDILQLFDAFQAVLVRHKGRLTGIITRSDLLPLGMEDAPLPARNK, encoded by the coding sequence GTGAAAATTCCGATCGACAGTATTGCGAAGATGAGAAGGCGACTCGGAATCACTCAGGCCGAGCTTGCAGAAAAGGTCGGGGTATCTCAAGCATACATTGCACGATTAGAGAGCGGCTCGCTTGACCCAAAGGTCTCGATTGTCAACAAGATCTTCGAGGTCATCGAATCATGGGGTGTCACGTGCGCAGATGTCATGAGCAGGAACCCTGTGACTGTGGACGCCAGAGAATCAGCAAGTCATGTTGTCAAACTGATGCTCGAACATGGATTCTCTCAACTTCCCGTCGTACGAGTGGGCAAGATCGTCGGAATGGTGACTGAGAAAGACATCATAAAGAACCTGATGCGAGACCTCAAGGAGATGTCAGTACAAGCAATAATGGAGTCGCAAGGTCCACCAGTTGTCGAAGAGGACACACGTGTCGAAGACATACTCCAGCTCTTTGACGCATTTCAAGCAGTACTAGTACGACACAAAGGGAGACTCACAGGAATAATTACAAGGTCGGATCTATTACCGCTAGGAATGGAAGATGCTCCACTGCCTGCTCGAAACAAATAG
- a CDS encoding methionine adenosyltransferase: MNLEVTCGEGLPVTKRKVEIVERKGRGHPDTLCDKAAEELSIRLSEYYLETFGRVQHHNVDKVLLVGGQSNARFGGGDVIEPIYLLLSGRAVDVVDQDYERQVPVGKFAVEHTRDWLSKELPHLDVNSDVIIDYKIRAGSTDLVGNFDVGVDVPRANDTSFGVAYAPLSPTEKLVLESEELLNSEAIKKKWPQIGEDIKVMGTRVGDQIHLQVAAAIISTETHDADEYSSVMQAIKDLLLDLSTKITDKPVDVAVNTADKPDQGLFYLTVTGTSAEHGDDGQVGRGNRANGLITPYRPMTLEAAAGKNPVSHVGKTYNVAAREIVERIVNENPDLEQVYCYVVSQIGAPITEPQAVNVELYGSCDLKAAQKSVGSIVEEVIAKLPDVWKGFVKREFQLW, encoded by the coding sequence ATGAATCTGGAAGTCACTTGCGGTGAGGGTCTCCCCGTCACCAAACGAAAAGTTGAGATTGTAGAGCGAAAAGGCCGAGGCCATCCAGATACGCTTTGTGACAAAGCGGCTGAAGAACTCTCCATTCGATTGAGTGAATACTACCTCGAGACCTTTGGACGTGTGCAACATCACAATGTAGACAAGGTGCTTCTTGTTGGTGGCCAGTCCAATGCTCGGTTCGGTGGCGGTGATGTCATTGAACCTATCTATCTCTTGCTGAGTGGCCGTGCCGTTGACGTTGTTGATCAAGATTATGAGCGTCAGGTACCCGTCGGTAAATTTGCTGTTGAACATACACGAGATTGGCTCAGTAAGGAGCTTCCTCATCTTGATGTGAACTCCGATGTGATCATCGATTACAAGATTCGTGCTGGCAGTACTGATCTTGTTGGAAACTTTGATGTCGGTGTTGATGTTCCCCGTGCTAATGACACAAGCTTTGGTGTCGCTTATGCACCACTGTCACCAACAGAGAAGCTTGTGCTTGAGTCCGAGGAGCTGCTTAACTCCGAAGCTATTAAGAAGAAGTGGCCCCAGATTGGTGAGGACATCAAGGTCATGGGTACGCGAGTTGGTGATCAGATCCACCTCCAAGTGGCAGCAGCCATTATCTCCACCGAGACCCATGATGCTGATGAGTATTCCAGTGTCATGCAGGCGATCAAAGACCTTCTTCTCGATCTCTCTACAAAGATAACTGACAAGCCGGTCGATGTTGCTGTTAATACGGCTGACAAACCTGATCAGGGACTCTTCTATCTTACAGTCACTGGTACATCAGCCGAGCATGGTGATGACGGACAGGTCGGTCGTGGCAATCGTGCAAACGGTCTCATTACTCCATACAGACCAATGACTCTTGAGGCAGCAGCCGGTAAGAACCCGGTCTCACACGTCGGTAAGACCTACAACGTTGCAGCCCGTGAGATTGTTGAGCGGATCGTTAATGAGAACCCCGACCTCGAACAGGTCTACTGTTATGTGGTCAGCCAAATTGGTGCACCCATTACCGAGCCTCAGGCCGTCAACGTGGAACTCTATGGCAGCTGTGATCTTAAGGCAGCACAGAAGTCCGTTGGCAGCATTGTCGAAGAGGTCATCGCCAAGTTGCCTGATGTCTGGAAGGGCTTTGTAAAGCGTGAATTCCAACTATGGTAA
- the cyoE gene encoding heme o synthase, whose translation MSESSTPSKTKEDSTKSSMFGLYGELIKSKQTVLLVYTTGFAYLMSTWNVGINLLQALLLIVGLTLAVSGSTLLNMYIDRDIDAVMIRTQNRPIPSGKIAAWKVLIHGIILVALGVITCGLFINQVTMIIVFLGFFLDVVVYSVWLKRKSPASILFGGIAGGMPALAGRTAVIGMVDLTGIMMALFVISWIPLHILTLALLPDNLAGYKEAGVPMWPVVRGEHETMVVITISAVISAVVVVLTGMVMGLHWVVMLPLLILSLVITARAVSNLRGATQEATFWIFKMASMYMGFAFLWLFVGIVITPFFVTLVPWP comes from the coding sequence ATGTCAGAGAGTTCAACTCCCTCCAAAACAAAAGAAGACTCGACCAAATCGTCTATGTTTGGCCTCTATGGAGAATTGATCAAGAGCAAACAGACTGTGCTTCTTGTCTACACAACAGGTTTCGCATATCTGATGAGCACATGGAATGTAGGTATCAACCTACTCCAAGCACTCCTGCTAATCGTAGGGCTCACTCTCGCAGTCTCAGGATCCACTCTACTGAACATGTATATCGACAGGGACATCGATGCAGTAATGATTCGCACACAGAACCGTCCGATTCCAAGTGGGAAGATTGCCGCGTGGAAAGTACTCATACATGGTATCATTCTAGTGGCGCTCGGAGTAATCACCTGCGGACTGTTCATTAATCAGGTCACCATGATCATAGTATTTCTTGGATTCTTCTTGGATGTGGTAGTCTACTCGGTATGGCTCAAGCGCAAGTCCCCAGCCTCTATTCTCTTTGGGGGTATCGCAGGAGGGATGCCAGCCCTGGCGGGTCGAACTGCTGTCATCGGCATGGTAGATCTGACCGGAATTATGATGGCCCTATTCGTCATCTCATGGATTCCACTGCACATCCTAACCCTTGCACTACTACCAGACAATCTTGCAGGCTACAAGGAGGCAGGAGTCCCCATGTGGCCCGTTGTCCGTGGGGAGCATGAGACCATGGTAGTCATAACAATCTCTGCTGTGATTAGTGCAGTCGTAGTGGTGCTCACAGGAATGGTCATGGGATTACATTGGGTAGTCATGCTACCTCTATTGATTCTTAGTCTTGTGATCACTGCACGGGCGGTCTCGAATCTAAGAGGCGCGACACAGGAGGCCACCTTCTGGATCTTCAAGATGGCGTCCATGTATATGGGCTTTGCATTCCTATGGCTCTTTGTAGGAATTGTCATCACACCATTCTTTGTCACATTGGTGCCATGGCCTTGA
- a CDS encoding cation:proton antiporter, translating to MALDLYLIAPILIGGALIAKLSERYRFPYPIPLIIAGVLIGQVVPLNDLSTEIIGLDLIAQLTLATVLFYAGLTMNIRELRFSLTSVMLLATLGVLVTSIVAGFTIAMFTSLGVVAFLIGAVLSPTDPAALFSVLESGGVRVKRKVFSILEGEAVFNDATAVVLVITVFTPIIIPALSVPWFVVVQEFFLSMIVGILIGFGIAYVIGSIIVRTGEDTSLSILTAATPILAYGIGELFAPLGIHPGALAAVFAGIFMANARRMMKMDPLPQKSMRGAMKNVSFAFEIVIFILLGATVDIQHLFLNPDLVMTGLITAALVILLARPIAVFLVTAYDKGMGWRDRFLVSWAGVKGVATAALAAISIASITRYAVPGFAEIARTINGIVFIVLMVSLTVQGITTPFLASALGLTEKQDVTLEITARRDATRQALLHLVDLYTEGKIDNALYTRLKAELEEEIFTLEDDLRKIISETRARLRELEVRESLLTAKLDYYRKQYEAGKIDDSSYETYRRELEAEIEEIQMRMRSLSRGMTT from the coding sequence GTGGCACTTGATCTCTATCTGATTGCTCCTATTCTCATAGGCGGTGCACTCATTGCTAAGCTCTCAGAGAGATACAGGTTTCCCTATCCCATCCCCTTAATCATTGCAGGAGTCCTTATCGGTCAAGTCGTTCCTCTCAACGACCTGTCTACAGAGATCATCGGTCTTGACCTCATTGCGCAGCTCACTCTTGCTACAGTTCTGTTCTACGCAGGACTGACGATGAACATCCGTGAACTTCGCTTCTCACTTACTTCGGTCATGCTTCTTGCAACTCTAGGCGTCCTCGTTACTTCCATTGTTGCAGGATTCACTATTGCGATGTTCACCTCTCTTGGTGTTGTTGCTTTTCTGATCGGTGCCGTTCTCTCTCCGACAGATCCTGCCGCGTTGTTCTCCGTTCTTGAGAGCGGTGGAGTTCGTGTCAAACGTAAAGTGTTCTCGATTCTCGAAGGTGAGGCTGTCTTTAATGATGCAACGGCCGTTGTACTTGTTATTACCGTCTTTACTCCTATCATCATCCCCGCACTGTCTGTGCCATGGTTTGTTGTTGTTCAAGAGTTCTTCCTAAGTATGATCGTTGGAATTCTCATCGGTTTTGGTATAGCATATGTGATCGGCAGTATTATTGTTCGTACTGGCGAAGACACATCACTCTCAATACTCACTGCTGCTACTCCAATTCTTGCGTACGGTATTGGTGAACTATTTGCTCCACTGGGAATTCATCCGGGTGCTCTTGCGGCGGTCTTTGCTGGAATATTCATGGCCAATGCTCGACGAATGATGAAGATGGATCCTCTCCCGCAAAAATCCATGCGAGGTGCGATGAAGAATGTCTCATTTGCCTTTGAGATTGTCATCTTCATCCTACTGGGCGCCACTGTGGACATTCAGCATCTCTTTTTGAATCCCGATCTTGTCATGACCGGTCTCATAACAGCCGCACTTGTCATCTTGCTCGCTCGTCCAATTGCGGTGTTTCTTGTGACCGCCTACGACAAGGGGATGGGCTGGCGAGATCGTTTTCTTGTGAGTTGGGCTGGAGTCAAGGGTGTGGCGACTGCGGCTCTTGCGGCGATCAGTATTGCATCGATAACGCGCTATGCGGTTCCTGGTTTTGCAGAGATTGCACGGACCATCAACGGTATCGTCTTTATCGTCTTAATGGTGAGCCTGACTGTTCAGGGGATCACTACCCCGTTCCTTGCCTCGGCACTCGGTCTCACAGAAAAACAGGATGTCACTCTCGAAATAACCGCGCGACGTGATGCTACACGGCAGGCACTATTACACCTTGTTGATCTCTATACTGAAGGCAAGATCGACAATGCTCTCTATACGCGGCTGAAGGCTGAGTTGGAGGAAGAGATCTTTACGTTAGAGGACGACTTACGTAAGATCATCTCTGAGACCCGTGCTCGACTAAGAGAGCTTGAAGTCCGTGAGTCGCTCCTTACAGCAAAGTTGGATTATTATCGGAAGCAGTACGAGGCTGGCAAGATTGATGACTCCTCATATGAGACCTATCGCCGTGAGCTAGAGGCTGAGATCGAGGAGATACAGATGCGGATGCGTTCTCTCTCCCGCGGTATGACCACATAA